A genomic region of Exiguobacterium sp. Helios contains the following coding sequences:
- a CDS encoding ribonuclease H-like domain-containing protein yields MKNKLRRMLKTTETEPTSSSSTDQEQMTSAEQTAWLDRGADILTFEEEWIVRIDHRYPLEAKHGHRSYAEVFESLQLPHPPLALDVPLEQVIFFDTETTGLKGTGTTIFLLGFARFEQGELLMRQYFLPHPHYEAALYHHFLHDIGDDVRFVTYNGKSFDWPQIKTRHVFVRERVPRLPKVGHLDLLHVCRRMFKGLYDSFRLTAMEERIGFERTDDLPGFLAPMHYFQYVEHQNPAIMEGVLEHHLHDCLTLVSLYDECNRLVTHRQEATSRIRENIGVWLADLGINEQSAEHFGQADELTAQGWLRQGRLYKKLHQHEKAKICFEKSETYEGFIELAKWAEHIAKQPSVAYDYTEQAKRLLENQQLLASRRERLSAELAHRSLRLQRKCRG; encoded by the coding sequence ATGAAAAATAAGCTGAGACGGATGTTGAAGACGACCGAGACCGAGCCGACAAGCTCCTCATCGACGGATCAGGAGCAAATGACATCAGCGGAACAAACCGCATGGCTGGATCGAGGAGCAGATATCCTCACGTTTGAAGAGGAATGGATTGTCCGGATCGATCACCGGTATCCACTGGAAGCCAAACATGGACATCGTTCGTATGCCGAAGTGTTTGAATCGTTGCAGTTGCCGCATCCGCCACTCGCCCTCGATGTCCCGCTCGAACAGGTCATATTTTTCGATACGGAGACGACCGGATTAAAGGGAACGGGGACGACGATTTTTTTGCTCGGATTTGCCCGCTTTGAACAGGGGGAGTTGCTGATGCGGCAGTATTTTTTACCGCACCCGCATTATGAGGCGGCTCTCTATCACCATTTTCTGCATGATATCGGGGATGATGTCCGATTCGTCACCTACAACGGAAAAAGTTTTGATTGGCCGCAGATTAAGACACGTCATGTCTTTGTCCGCGAACGTGTTCCCCGTCTGCCGAAAGTCGGTCATTTGGATTTACTCCATGTCTGCCGGCGAATGTTCAAAGGTCTGTACGATTCGTTCCGCTTGACGGCGATGGAAGAGCGGATCGGATTTGAACGAACAGATGATTTACCGGGATTTTTAGCGCCGATGCATTATTTTCAATATGTTGAACACCAGAATCCGGCGATTATGGAAGGCGTACTTGAACATCATCTGCACGATTGTTTAACACTGGTGAGTTTATATGATGAATGTAATCGGCTCGTGACGCACCGTCAAGAAGCCACGTCACGGATCCGTGAGAATATCGGGGTCTGGTTAGCGGATTTAGGTATAAATGAACAATCAGCCGAACATTTTGGACAAGCTGACGAATTGACGGCTCAAGGCTGGTTGCGTCAAGGGCGCTTATATAAAAAATTGCACCAACATGAGAAGGCCAAAATCTGCTTTGAAAAAAGTGAAACGTATGAAGGATTCATCGAACTGGCAAAATGGGCCGAGCACATTGCCAAACAACCATCCGTTGCTTATGATTATACTGAACAAGCCAAACGTCTATTGGAAAACCAGCAGTTGTTAGCTTCGCGGCGAGAACGATTGTCTGCTGAGTTAGCCCATCGGAGCTTACGCCTGCAAAGGAAGTGTCGCGGATGA
- a CDS encoding DEAD/DEAH box helicase encodes MESRQSLVTYLEELKADRSFMERVTYMKTMEATAGRYEPFPKAMPERLRQALEGRGITSLYRHQELAFRTVQSGASTVIVTPTASGKTYCFNLPILSHLLENPNARALYLYPTKALAQDQNSELLELIDEMEAPIRCFTYDGDTSPTIRTKVRKAGNIVITNPDMLHSGILPHHTKWIELFENLSHIVIDELHTYRGVFGSHVANVIRRLRRICRYYGSDPIFIMTSATIANPQELAERLTEKKVQLIDDNGAPTGRKHFIVYQPPIVNAQLGIRRSATLETKQLASRFIKKKFQTIVFARSRVRVEVLLTYLRSLIRFELGPKSIEGYRGGYLPSERRDIERRLRKGEITGIVSTNALELGVDIGQLQVCIMNGYPGTIASLWQQAGRAGRRQDDALIILVASSGMLDQYVAERPELFLNQSPEAARLDPDNLIIAVDHIKCAAFELPFRQGETFGTLETEDILEYLVEERVLHQRGERYYWMNDAFPAHGISLRSSDQENVIIVDQTEVPNRVIGEMDTFSAMTLLHDEAIYLHGADQYQVEVLDFEEKKAFVRAVDVDYYTDANFSVELSVLDEDDSYTNGDFSVARGDVSVRGMATMFKKIKFGTHENIGSGPIHLPEREIHTTGVWFSLPEEASSSTELEQVIEGVANSLRRVAPLYLMCDASDVFVVPQVKATHTQKPTIYLYDRYPGGVGLAESIYKQRGVMLRAARDSIETCPCQDGCPACIGMIGLSDEKERTIRMLAEMEKELS; translated from the coding sequence ATGGAATCAAGACAATCACTTGTTACCTATTTAGAAGAATTAAAAGCCGATCGTTCCTTCATGGAACGTGTCACATATATGAAAACGATGGAAGCGACTGCCGGACGTTATGAACCGTTTCCGAAAGCGATGCCGGAGCGTTTACGCCAGGCACTGGAAGGCAGAGGCATCACATCGTTGTATCGCCATCAGGAATTAGCGTTTCGAACCGTCCAAAGCGGTGCATCAACGGTGATTGTAACACCGACGGCTTCAGGGAAAACCTATTGCTTTAATTTACCGATTTTATCCCATCTCTTAGAAAATCCGAATGCACGGGCACTGTATCTGTATCCGACTAAAGCATTGGCCCAAGATCAAAACAGTGAGTTGTTGGAGCTGATTGATGAGATGGAAGCGCCGATCCGTTGTTTTACGTACGATGGGGATACATCACCGACGATTCGGACAAAAGTTCGAAAAGCCGGGAACATCGTCATTACGAATCCGGATATGTTGCATTCCGGAATCTTGCCACACCATACGAAATGGATTGAATTGTTTGAAAATCTATCGCATATCGTCATTGATGAACTGCATACGTATCGTGGGGTATTTGGAAGCCATGTAGCGAATGTCATTCGCCGGTTGCGACGGATCTGCCGTTATTATGGAAGTGATCCGATCTTTATCATGACAAGTGCAACGATTGCCAATCCGCAAGAATTAGCGGAACGTTTGACAGAGAAAAAAGTCCAATTGATTGACGACAACGGGGCACCAACCGGTCGGAAACATTTTATCGTCTATCAACCACCAATCGTCAATGCACAGCTTGGTATCCGTCGTTCGGCAACCCTTGAGACAAAACAATTGGCATCGCGATTTATTAAAAAGAAATTCCAAACGATTGTTTTTGCCCGCTCACGGGTACGGGTCGAAGTGTTATTGACCTATCTCCGAAGTTTGATCCGGTTTGAACTGGGACCGAAATCAATTGAAGGATATCGAGGCGGATATCTTCCGAGTGAACGCCGGGATATTGAAAGACGGTTGCGTAAAGGTGAAATCACCGGAATTGTTTCGACGAATGCGTTAGAGCTCGGTGTCGACATCGGGCAACTACAAGTCTGTATCATGAACGGTTATCCGGGAACGATTGCTTCGTTATGGCAACAAGCCGGTCGAGCCGGTCGACGACAAGACGACGCGTTGATCATCTTAGTCGCTTCTTCCGGGATGCTCGATCAGTATGTCGCCGAACGTCCTGAATTGTTTTTAAATCAATCACCGGAAGCGGCACGGCTCGACCCAGATAATCTGATTATTGCAGTCGATCACATTAAATGTGCGGCATTTGAACTGCCGTTCCGGCAGGGCGAGACGTTCGGGACATTGGAGACAGAAGATATCCTCGAATACCTGGTCGAAGAACGTGTTTTGCATCAACGCGGGGAACGTTATTATTGGATGAATGATGCGTTTCCGGCTCATGGTATTTCTCTGCGATCCAGTGATCAGGAAAATGTCATCATCGTGGACCAAACAGAAGTCCCGAATCGTGTTATCGGAGAAATGGATACGTTCAGCGCGATGACCCTGTTGCACGATGAAGCCATCTATTTACATGGGGCGGATCAATATCAGGTCGAGGTCTTGGATTTTGAAGAGAAAAAAGCCTTTGTTCGTGCCGTCGACGTCGATTACTATACAGATGCCAATTTTTCAGTCGAACTTTCCGTGCTCGATGAGGATGACAGTTACACGAACGGAGATTTCAGTGTCGCCAGAGGGGATGTCAGTGTCCGCGGTATGGCCACGATGTTCAAGAAAATAAAGTTCGGAACACATGAAAACATCGGATCAGGTCCGATTCATCTTCCGGAACGGGAAATTCACACGACGGGTGTCTGGTTTTCGTTGCCGGAAGAAGCTTCCTCGAGTACGGAACTGGAACAAGTCATCGAAGGCGTCGCGAACAGCTTAAGACGTGTCGCCCCGCTGTATTTGATGTGTGATGCCAGTGATGTCTTCGTTGTGCCCCAGGTCAAAGCGACGCATACACAAAAACCGACCATCTATTTGTATGACCGTTATCCTGGTGGTGTCGGATTGGCAGAATCGATTTACAAACAACGTGGTGTCATGCTAAGGGCTGCCCGGGACTCGATCGAGACCTGTCCTTGTCAGGATGGTTGTCCGGCGTGTATCGGAATGATTGGTTTGTCTGATGAAAAAGAGCGGACAATCAGAATGCTAGCTGAAATGGAGAAGGAATTATCATGA
- a CDS encoding transglycosylase domain-containing protein: MERSRVARREETKTSAKQTNRTKRPKKKKSGGTGGKGPLWKKLLLIATGLFILMMIAGGGFAAYAVATAPELDESKLRDALPLKIYASNKEEIKKGGTSREYVSIKEVPDVVKDAFISIEDRRFYQHNGIDFRRLGGAIIANITDGFGSEGASTITQQVIKQSFLSSDKTITRKVQEQWLAIRLERDYTKEQILEMYLNKNYYGQESYGIQTASKAYFDKTVDKLNYAEAAMLAGLPQRPSAYDPIQGDPKLTKWRQTQVLDAMLTTGVITQQQRDKAVNQPISKLINPAPKSKDDAAYDSVIFDMVSQELEDVFGLEGKDIYGQGLKVYTSIDKPMHDYMNEAIKKDQVVQLPDYAEAAATAVNTQTGEILGIVDGKKPGTGTSRRNFAKEPHQPGSSAKPFFAYGPAIENEKWSTAKMMTDQETEVNGKKIGNYYDGYRGTNTIRYWLKISANTPAIQTFQQIGGDTVESFAAKSGLGLEKDESISPAYAIGGMKHGFNTTQMASAYATLGNGGDYIKPHIIKTIEYSDGSKIKSPVKPKKAMQDYTAYMLTDMLRDVLKPGGTFPSAALAFDAAGKTGTTNAYKDVWFAGYTSDVSISVWTGTTKSGNNNGAGLSGPTNSTMAQNIWKDFVTKTRDRTPAPFEQPSSVLSIGEELYVKGTKEPVVEKKAVPAPTGLQASYNEDSESGELTWSYNDSALRTNGYDSVSFEVTMTDPDGKQSVLGTSSTNRMGINRLDPGRTTFTVVAKASGEQSGPVSTTVTVADVETEEPTTDEPTTDEPTTDEPTTDEPTTDEPTTDEPATDEPTTDEPTTDEPTTNEPATDEPATDEPATDEPATDEPATDEPATDEPATDQPATDEPASSDGASTQSDRGNSSNGNQGRGQDNAPAEQQSESENQQ; this comes from the coding sequence ATGGAAAGAAGTCGTGTCGCACGTCGTGAAGAAACGAAGACGTCAGCCAAACAAACGAATCGGACAAAACGTCCGAAAAAGAAAAAATCAGGCGGGACCGGCGGTAAAGGTCCACTTTGGAAAAAGCTCCTACTGATCGCGACAGGATTGTTCATCCTGATGATGATTGCAGGTGGAGGATTCGCAGCATATGCTGTCGCGACCGCACCGGAACTTGATGAATCAAAGTTACGTGATGCACTCCCGCTAAAAATTTATGCGAGCAATAAAGAAGAAATCAAAAAGGGTGGGACGAGTCGGGAGTATGTGTCGATTAAAGAAGTTCCTGATGTCGTAAAAGATGCCTTTATTTCAATCGAAGATCGACGCTTCTATCAGCATAACGGAATCGACTTCCGTCGCTTGGGCGGCGCCATCATTGCCAACATCACAGATGGTTTTGGTTCTGAGGGAGCTTCAACGATCACGCAACAGGTCATCAAACAATCGTTTTTAAGTTCAGACAAGACCATTACCCGGAAAGTCCAGGAACAATGGTTAGCGATCCGGTTGGAACGGGACTACACGAAAGAACAGATCCTTGAGATGTATTTGAATAAAAACTATTACGGTCAAGAATCATACGGAATTCAAACGGCTTCAAAAGCCTACTTCGACAAGACGGTCGATAAGTTGAACTATGCAGAAGCGGCGATGCTTGCCGGCTTACCGCAACGTCCATCGGCTTACGATCCGATTCAAGGAGATCCGAAGTTAACGAAATGGCGTCAAACGCAAGTCTTGGATGCGATGTTGACGACAGGTGTCATCACGCAACAACAACGTGATAAAGCAGTCAATCAACCGATTTCAAAATTGATCAACCCAGCACCAAAATCAAAAGACGATGCGGCTTACGACAGCGTCATCTTTGATATGGTGTCGCAAGAGTTGGAAGACGTCTTTGGCTTAGAAGGCAAGGATATCTACGGTCAAGGATTGAAAGTTTATACATCAATTGATAAGCCGATGCACGATTATATGAACGAAGCGATTAAAAAAGATCAAGTCGTCCAGTTGCCGGATTACGCGGAAGCAGCGGCCACGGCGGTCAATACACAAACGGGTGAGATTTTAGGGATTGTTGACGGGAAAAAACCGGGTACAGGCACTTCGCGGCGTAACTTTGCCAAAGAACCGCATCAACCCGGTTCATCAGCGAAACCATTTTTCGCATATGGACCAGCCATTGAAAATGAGAAATGGTCAACGGCTAAAATGATGACCGACCAGGAAACAGAAGTAAACGGCAAAAAAATCGGCAACTACTATGACGGTTACCGTGGAACAAATACAATTCGCTACTGGCTGAAGATTTCTGCCAATACGCCTGCCATTCAAACGTTCCAACAAATCGGCGGCGATACGGTTGAAAGTTTTGCAGCTAAGTCCGGATTAGGTTTAGAAAAAGACGAATCGATTTCACCGGCTTATGCAATTGGCGGGATGAAACACGGCTTCAATACGACGCAAATGGCTTCTGCCTATGCGACGCTTGGTAATGGCGGTGACTACATCAAACCGCATATCATCAAAACGATTGAATACAGCGATGGTTCAAAAATCAAATCACCGGTCAAACCGAAAAAAGCAATGCAGGATTATACAGCCTATATGTTAACGGATATGTTACGTGATGTTCTCAAACCGGGCGGGACGTTCCCGAGTGCCGCTCTTGCTTTTGACGCAGCAGGTAAAACCGGAACAACCAATGCCTACAAAGATGTTTGGTTTGCCGGTTACACCTCTGATGTCTCGATCAGTGTCTGGACGGGAACAACGAAGTCGGGTAACAACAACGGTGCCGGTTTAAGCGGACCGACAAACAGTACGATGGCGCAAAACATTTGGAAAGATTTTGTCACGAAAACGCGTGACCGGACACCTGCTCCGTTTGAGCAACCGAGTTCTGTCCTCAGTATCGGGGAGGAACTGTATGTCAAAGGGACAAAAGAGCCGGTTGTCGAAAAAAAGGCAGTACCAGCTCCGACTGGCTTACAAGCATCTTACAATGAAGACTCGGAGTCTGGTGAACTGACATGGAGTTACAATGATTCTGCCCTTCGGACAAACGGCTATGACAGCGTGTCGTTTGAAGTGACGATGACGGATCCGGATGGAAAACAGTCGGTGCTTGGCACCAGCTCAACGAATCGGATGGGCATTAATCGACTTGATCCGGGTCGGACGACGTTCACAGTCGTTGCGAAAGCATCCGGGGAACAGTCTGGTCCGGTATCAACGACTGTGACTGTTGCAGACGTCGAAACAGAAGAACCGACGACGGACGAGCCGACGACGGACGAGCCGACGACGGACGAACCGACGACGGATGAACCGACAACGGACGAACCGACAACGGATGAACCGGCAACGGACGAACCGACGACGGACGAGCCGACAACGGATGAACCGACGACGAACGAACCGGCAACGGACGAACCGGCAACGGATGAACCGGCAACGGACGAACCGGCAACGGACGAACCGGCGACAGACGAACCGGCAACAGATGAGCCGGCAACAGATCAACCGGCAACGGATGAGCCAGCCTCAAGCGACGGAGCATCTACTCAGTCGGACAGAGGAAATTCATCAAACGGCAACCAAGGGCGCGGTCAGGATAATGCGCCCGCCGAGCAACAATCAGAATCAGAAAATCAGCAATAA
- the recU gene encoding Holliday junction resolvase RecU, which produces MLLNYPNGKKFQKPVEPHGMAIRSARSKESTFSNRGMKLEKLINESNMFYLTHNRAIIHKKPTPLQIVQVDYPKRSAAVVKEAYFKQPSTTDYNGVYRGKYIDFEAKETNHKTSFPLKNFHTHQIEHMRQCIAHGGICFVIIRFSMYNVQYVLSAEHLFPWWEQLETGRKSIPLDEIERHGKKLETGAFPAIDYLPAVDELYFT; this is translated from the coding sequence ATCCTTTTGAATTACCCGAACGGTAAAAAATTTCAGAAACCAGTAGAACCGCATGGTATGGCGATCCGAAGTGCACGCTCTAAGGAATCGACTTTTTCAAATCGCGGAATGAAGCTTGAGAAACTCATCAATGAAAGTAATATGTTTTATTTGACGCATAATCGGGCAATCATTCACAAGAAACCGACCCCTCTACAAATCGTCCAAGTCGATTATCCGAAACGGTCGGCAGCCGTCGTCAAGGAAGCGTACTTCAAGCAACCTTCGACAACCGACTATAATGGTGTGTACCGCGGAAAATACATCGATTTTGAAGCGAAGGAAACCAATCATAAAACATCCTTCCCCTTAAAAAACTTTCATACCCATCAAATCGAGCATATGCGTCAATGTATCGCACATGGAGGAATTTGTTTTGTCATCATTCGATTCAGTATGTATAATGTGCAATATGTGTTGTCTGCAGAGCATTTGTTCCCCTGGTGGGAGCAACTGGAAACGGGCAGAAAATCGATTCCGCTAGACGAAATCGAACGGCATGGAAAAAAACTCGAGACAGGTGCGTTTCCTGCGATTGATTATTTACCAGCAGTGGACGAGTTATATTTCACTTGA
- a CDS encoding DUF1798 family protein has product MTIEPLLQDIERIYQAGRNGQEYDFQTDVIPFVAQADVLIEAWQQNAQNSPYLRPAMVESAVDQLKQLSVQAFQPKTSLKRFNETIKSVRYIDQLMQ; this is encoded by the coding sequence ATGACAATAGAACCGTTACTTCAGGATATCGAACGGATTTACCAGGCTGGACGAAATGGTCAGGAATATGACTTTCAAACGGATGTCATCCCCTTCGTCGCACAAGCAGACGTCCTGATTGAAGCCTGGCAACAAAATGCACAGAACAGTCCTTATTTGCGCCCGGCGATGGTCGAGAGTGCCGTTGACCAGTTAAAACAACTGTCCGTCCAGGCATTTCAACCGAAAACCAGTTTAAAACGCTTTAACGAAACCATCAAGTCTGTCCGTTATATCGATCAACTAATGCAATGA
- a CDS encoding DUF3800 domain-containing protein produces the protein MKNVDVKGFPRTTNPTAKKYVMFVDETGTPKGNTQFNLTGVLMEYKYAIDSDETGEPSPLRKRLMAFKSSVFEDPHIPLHLKEILKAEHPYGKEDGITIDMLRHFWVALPDFLVDIDCTIVSVEVDKQKLQEFYSTPKDPYVVAFAHLMKSFYAFLEETEATSARVVLESRDDYQNLLIQKAFFDIFNSGTVHLDVEKSRQKIKGFIFAEKDSDLYQSGLEIADLVCLPLSRVRRGVIEVKPRFVHYGDENRIFKAIKNKIYIRRDSPDQDFRNWGFKKVPITKKRREWSDTPWNG, from the coding sequence GTGAAAAACGTTGATGTCAAAGGATTTCCTAGGACTACAAACCCAACAGCCAAAAAATACGTCATGTTCGTGGATGAGACCGGGACACCAAAAGGAAACACCCAATTTAACCTGACCGGCGTCTTGATGGAATATAAATACGCCATCGACTCAGACGAAACCGGTGAACCCAGTCCATTACGCAAACGATTAATGGCATTCAAATCGTCTGTTTTTGAAGATCCGCATATTCCGCTTCATCTGAAAGAAATCTTAAAGGCGGAACACCCGTATGGCAAAGAAGACGGAATCACGATTGATATGTTACGGCATTTTTGGGTCGCCTTACCGGACTTTTTAGTCGACATTGATTGTACGATCGTCAGCGTCGAAGTCGATAAACAAAAACTACAGGAATTTTATTCGACACCGAAAGATCCGTATGTCGTTGCCTTTGCCCACCTGATGAAATCGTTTTACGCGTTTCTTGAGGAGACGGAAGCAACAAGCGCCCGTGTCGTGCTTGAAAGTCGGGATGATTATCAGAATCTACTGATTCAAAAAGCATTTTTTGATATCTTTAACTCCGGTACCGTTCATTTGGATGTGGAGAAAAGCCGTCAAAAAATCAAAGGTTTTATTTTTGCTGAAAAAGATAGCGACCTCTACCAATCGGGTCTTGAGATTGCCGATCTCGTCTGTCTTCCTCTTTCCCGCGTCCGACGTGGTGTCATTGAGGTGAAACCCCGGTTTGTCCATTATGGGGACGAAAACCGAATTTTCAAAGCCATCAAAAATAAAATTTATATCCGCCGTGACAGTCCCGATCAGGATTTCCGAAACTGGGGCTTCAAAAAGGTTCCGATTACGAAAAAGCGCCGCGAGTGGTCCGATACACCGTGGAACGGGTAA
- the nth gene encoding endonuclease III, translating into MLRKAEIDRIESTLEEMFPEAFCELVHQNPFELVVAVALSAQATDVLVNKVTPGLFAAYPTPDQLAAAPVEEIEEKIKRLGLYRNKAKNIKALAEQLLVLHDGEVPTDRAGLEALPGVGRKTANVVLSVAFDVPAFAVDTHVERVSKRLGICRWKDNVTKVEQTLMKRFKRERWSKLHHQFIFFGRYHCKAQRPNCLECPLLDMCREGKKRTKGLLPPAEGE; encoded by the coding sequence ATGTTACGCAAAGCAGAGATTGATCGAATTGAATCGACACTCGAAGAGATGTTTCCGGAAGCTTTCTGTGAACTGGTTCATCAAAATCCGTTCGAACTCGTCGTCGCCGTGGCGCTCAGTGCGCAAGCAACCGACGTCTTGGTCAATAAGGTGACCCCGGGGCTATTTGCCGCTTATCCGACACCGGATCAGTTGGCTGCAGCACCGGTCGAAGAGATTGAGGAAAAAATTAAACGGCTTGGTTTGTACCGCAACAAAGCAAAAAACATTAAAGCGTTAGCGGAGCAATTGCTGGTGTTACACGATGGTGAAGTCCCGACGGATCGCGCAGGGCTTGAAGCCTTACCGGGCGTCGGACGAAAAACGGCGAATGTTGTATTATCCGTTGCATTTGACGTGCCGGCCTTCGCGGTCGATACGCACGTCGAACGGGTATCGAAGCGCCTTGGCATCTGCCGCTGGAAAGACAACGTCACGAAAGTCGAACAGACCTTGATGAAACGCTTTAAGCGGGAACGATGGTCGAAGCTGCATCACCAGTTCATCTTTTTTGGGCGATATCACTGTAAGGCTCAACGACCGAACTGTCTGGAATGCCCGTTGCTCGATATGTGTCGGGAAGGGAAAAAACGGACAAAAGGATTATTGCCGCCTGCTGAGGGAGAATGA